A single Glycine soja cultivar W05 chromosome 14, ASM419377v2, whole genome shotgun sequence DNA region contains:
- the LOC114384642 gene encoding calmodulin gives MADQLTDEQISEFKEAFSLFDKDGDGCITTKELGTVMRSLGQNPTEAELQDMINEVDADGNGTIDFPEFLNLMARKMKDTDSEEELKEAFRVFDKDQNGFISAAELRHVMTNLGEKLTDEEVDEMIREADVDGDGQINYEEFVKVMMAK, from the exons ATGGCCGATCAGCTCACCGACGAACAGATCTCTGAGTTCAAGGAAGCCTTTAGCCTCTTCGACAAGGACGGCGATG GTTGTATTACCACCAAGGAACTTGGGACTGTGATGCGGTCGCTTGGGCAGAACCCAACTGAGGCTGAGCTGCAGGACATGATAAATGAGGTTGATGCTGATGGGAATGGTACCATTGATTTCCCAGAATTCCTCAATCTCATGGCGCGCAAGATGAAAGACACTGATTCAGAGGAAGAGCTGAAGGAGGCTTTCCGTGTGTTTGACAAGGATCAGAATGGTTTCATCTCTGCAGCAGAGCTCCGCCACGTAATGACCAATCTCGGTGAGAAGCTGACCGATGAGGAAGTCGACGAGATGATTCGTGAGGCTGATGTTGATGGTGATGGGCAGATCAACTACGAGGAGTTTGTCAAAGTCATGATGGCCAAGTGA